From Camelina sativa cultivar DH55 chromosome 5, Cs, whole genome shotgun sequence:
GAAACTCCTTATTAACTCCCACAATGCGTTCATTATCTTCGGTATAACGAAGAAGATGTTGAAGTAGTTTTTGTTTGGCTCCTCTTCCTCCACCTgaatattatatcaaatatgtatatatcattatgGGATTATgtggaaacaagaaaaaaattctcGTTTTCCATATCTTGACAcatttatatgtataaataattttactatgttaaaatatatatatagaaaatcttGATAGAAAAGGggataaaactttttaaaaagtaagaaataTTGATACTTCTAATTCTCTATAGAATCTACTAGCTAGTTTTTTCATTAATATTGCTTCCTATCTCTCACATGAAATTTTGTGAAGTCTTCTCATATGGGAAGGGacaaaaactttttcaaacCCTAATCATGAGTGActaatttaaagaaacaaaagcatatgCTGTTATTAATAACCAACCTTTCCTTTGTAGAAACTGTTACAGTAGAGGCAGTCCCCAAAATGTTTGAATAGTAGTGTCTTGTCGTCGAAAGGCAACCTAGGAACCATATCGTTGCAATAGACATATCTTTTGTACTTCACGCGAAATTCTCTTAAATTTTCTTTCATATAACTTCCGAAATCCGCGTTTCCTACGCGTGGTTGCCCAAATGTGTAAACTCCTTCAAGCCTCTCCAACATTTCTGTCTCATCATGCATCATTAACACGGCTGTGAACAGGATCGCTAGGGCTCCACCTAGGCTATGTCCGGTCAGAATAAATTTGGATGTTGGGTTTTGGTCGAACACCTCTTTCAATTGACGCAAAATTGTGTAGTATGCAAGTTGACTTGGTTCATTTTGGGTTTGGTCAGAGTTTATTTCATCATGCCATCCTTCTTTCGGAAGTCCTAAAGCTTTCATGAATCCGCCATGGATCTTTCCCACATTCATAACCTCGTACCTATTTTTGAAAGCCGCAATAGTTTTATTAGGAGAAGCTAATATTGAACCAACCTAAACCTAAGTATTTCATTTATTATTGTGTAGATTTGTAGggatataaaattaaaacaaagaaaacaattttaccAAGAGAGATCCAAGTCTGTACACCAATCATCGGCGTTGAAAGGATCAGTGCCTTTGAAACTGACGACAATGAGGTTCGGATTTTGGTTTGTGTCCCTAATAACAATGACTTCTGTTGATCTCGTTTGTATATAATCTGAAAAGCCAAACTAAATAGTTAAGTGATTATATAGCTTAATATTAATTGAATGGtatttgtttaaagttttgaaataaacatctttttcaaaaaacaaaaaaaagttgtgaaaatttgttaattagaaaaaaaaaaatccttatcAATTTTAATACTTTCTCTTTAATATGTGCAAAAAATCTAGAATTTAGATGAGTTAGGAATTACtaatgttttataataaataataaaaaaatttgttagttCACTCAAAGTCAtacaacaatttataaaatctcaaattatataaaatatatatgaatacaccccttgattttttttaaatgaatttgtACACCCAAACAAGTGAAAGATAATATGGTCATTATAGATTTGACTATTATTGGAATCAAATGATGTAAGTTAGTAAGAGAAAAGTAAAATATCCCACACCTCTTGGTTTTTCACGTGGTATCTGCATTTTTAATCCAATACACTTAATTATTCATTATACTTTAAAAGTATAAGAAAAGGGAAGTAGTCTCACCATTCCGACAGGTGTAGAAACCCAATAAGTCCATCTTTGCcagaacataataaaaaataatagtgATCATAAGTggttttattaattcaaaattaaaaagaacatGCATGATCatacttctaagttctaagtTATAATATAATCAACTCAATGAACAAAAGGTACGGCCTATATAATAATCCTGGattgtcagaaaaaaaaaagcctataTAATAACTAAATGTTGCCGTATTTTAATGTGAACTCGGAAAAagtcttctcttcttgttttaaaCGGAAAAACTAAATGCACATagaaaatgttttctttattgtttAGAGACAGAGagttgtaaaattatatatatatatatatatatatagttacgaAAAATGGAAGAGTTAGTCAATAAAACCTGCCAATGGTCTTGAAGAACGGATCTGATACAGTTTTCGTTCTCGTAAGACAGCTTAGAAGCCATAATTGACAAGAGTGGTTTGTATCTTTCATCCCCTATCTCTATGCTCCGGCCTAAACCTAAGTCTACTCTTTGGTCTAGGTTTCCGTTTAGCGATGCAAATGTTGCTGATGTTTTTTCCGGCCAAATAAACCTTCCTGAAAAGTTACAAAAGTAATATAAATGCGAAACTTAGGGTATATGACCGAcgatatgatatttatttgaCAGATCATTTACACAAGTttacacaaattatatataatagtgCAAGataatttacagaaaatatGGTTGTATTTACGTATTAAGTAGTAACACCTAGCTCATGCCTTAACTGCTTTTTATTTTCGTATGAAGAATAATAATTCATAGTAACCACCACTTATGTGCTGATTCTCCCCTCATTGTTTCCGTTCAAGAAACCAATATGAATTCAATAGTATTCAACTTAAATTTGTATTTCATTTTTAGTGTAATTTCTAACCAAACTTGTACCAATAAGTTCTAAACAAGAAAGTCAAAAGATAATCTAACCTTGGAAAAGATTTAGGAATATCTTGAAGAAGCCACCATTGGAAGAAGGAAGGTTGAGCCAAAAGCCAAGAGCGAATCCGAAGAAGGAGAGAGGTTTCCTGAGGATAATCATGAGTTTCTGAACAACGATGGATACAAAGATGATCCATCGTCCCCTGAATCGGCAAAGATCATTGTGAATGTTCTCTACCGAAGTATCAACGAACTTTCTATTTTCGAGATCCGAGTAGAAGAGAAGATATATCAGATCCATGACGGTGGCTTCTCTTGGATCAAGAACAAAATAGTTTTCAGGTTGAaccattttgttgttgttagtaGTTTGGTTGTCAACGTTAATTGAGCTTTGAAACgtgaaagatttgttttgcaAGCTAAGTCACGATTAGCTTTGTGTAGTTAtacaatggtttttttttttgtatatataattgtgTATTTCTAAGGTTCcattcatatatttaataccACGAGTCCATGCTTGGATTGTTTATTCCTATATCAAGAATTGAGGAtcaatgactttttttttataccatCAATCAATATTCTTCTTAAACTGCACATAGACTTAACCGTAAACGTGACTCGCCGTCACTAAAAATTGTAACGACGGAAACCCTCATTAGCGAACTACACTTATCTGCTGTACATGTACGTACTACGCTGTAACATGTTACCACACCAACATGTAAGTTTACCTCTTAGTTAAATGGGTAGAATCCTATACAACCACTTAGGGAAAGTCTAGGAGATCTTCTATCATGATATTAGAGGCTTTGATGGTTAGTAGGATGTTCTTTGGCTTTACATAATAAACAAACTCATCTTGTCATGTCATGCAtttgaaaatattgaaatttcaaAGTCGCCTAGCTTAGCAATAACAATAATTCTTTTAGTATCACAACTTGTTGTTCCATCAGACCAAAAGACATTACTAGTTGAAACAAGctgacttttttctttttgtaataataatatataattaatcatttcataaaatttaattaaaccaacaacataAACAACTCTAATCAGTCATAATACCAATAACATGCACAACAgaataaatataacaataaccAATTCCAATAAACACAACATGATatcattcctaaccattctatctaACAATCTAGCATACTTCTATACAAGGTTCCAGTAACATATAAAAACAAGCACAACACAAAAACCGaaaccctagatcatcctcttTCTCATCACCAtaattccacgtcacatacttgcacaccacaaacaacaattgagatgcgtgagtattatcacaaatactcagtgagacgatcctcccatccattgggctatacacataagcgaaaagacaaacacaaacaacacaaaaaaaacaaaccaaacaattctgaacacatACGTGATTCTGCGaccttgcgtcgaccgacgcaacacttgcatcgaccgatgcaatgtccATCGTCTTCATCAAATCCCTAACTACATCGACCGACTCACACTTGCATCTATCGATGCAGTCGCACGAAGTATTGCCGAACACGATCTTCACAGACTTCTCTTGGCTTCGTGATGCCGAATACATCCTCCAAAGACCACCAATCTTAAGGCAAAcactcacaaacaaccacataagcaatcaatcacccaaaatcacacaaaacacacatctaatcgcttagataGACCATGATCCCGCACTCACCTCTTAAACAAGCAGATATGAACAGCGAGAAACACACCACAGCAAGCTCTCCACCATGTTCTTAGCCACAGATCTCCACTCCCATAGAagaatctctcaagaacaagccCCGGATCTCACAGAAACTCACTGGAAACCTTTGTCTTCTTTCTAACTCTTTAGGAACGACAAAGTGGCTAAAAACTCACCCTGACATCGAGTTCTCCTTATATACTTGATCCCTAGATTTCCATAAATCAAACCAGAGAAAATAGAACTAATCCAAGCACAAACCGAACCTTTCATCGACCGTTGTACAAATTACATCGATCAATGCACTCACTAAACCGGAATTCTTGTTCACGGGCGTTACACTAGTATTCCATTTGCAGCACATAATTATGTATTTAATAATGTCCTTACACATAAATCTATtgcataaattaatataaataaaatattctttataGAAACATCTTAACGATTCTGatctatagaaaaaaaaaaaaattcacaagaTCGTTAATATCATTTCTGAAATCGTACCACTTGGCCCTCTCTAGCTACTTGGAAATGATATAT
This genomic window contains:
- the LOC104787424 gene encoding uncharacterized protein LOC104787424 — translated: MVQPENYFVLDPREATVMDLIYLLFYSDLENRKFVDTSVENIHNDLCRFRGRWIIFVSIVVQKLMIILRKPLSFFGFALGFWLNLPSSNGGFFKIFLNLFQGRFIWPEKTSATFASLNGNLDQRVDLGLGRSIEIGDERYKPLLSIMASKLSYENENCIRSVLQDHWQMDLLGFYTCRNDYIQTRSTEVIVIRDTNQNPNLIVVSFKGTDPFNADDWCTDLDLSWYEVMNVGKIHGGFMKALGLPKEGWHDEINSDQTQNEPSQLAYYTILRQLKEVFDQNPTSKFILTGHSLGGALAILFTAVLMMHDETEMLERLEGVYTFGQPRVGNADFGSYMKENLREFRVKYKRYVYCNDMVPRLPFDDKTLLFKHFGDCLYCNSFYKGKVEEEEPNKNYFNIFFVIPKIMNALWELIRSFIMSCWQGREYREGWLLTCFRLVGLLIPGLPAHFPNEYINVALLGNFSRPNSQHLPNEPFLKNF